The Anabaena sp. WA102 genome contains a region encoding:
- the urtC gene encoding urea ABC transporter permease subunit UrtC: MDKAGMIKIKKGRNLILVEVGVVCAIALILILMMPVLLSDFRLNLLGRFLSLAIVALGIDLIWGYAGLLSLGHGIFFGLGGYAIAMYLKLQVPTGELPDFMSLYGVMELPGFWQPFSSFPLSVAAVVMIPGLLAGLLGYLVFRNRIKGVYFSILTQAAIIVFFNFFNGQQQFFNGTNGLIDFTTFPPLSWGVNGSGAIVSDSKTQFVFYVLTVVFLAATYGLCRWLTSGRFGRLLIAIRDDESRVRFSGYDPTDFKVLVFAVSGAIAGIAGAFYTVQSGSVSPRSMDIGFSIEMVIWVAVGGRGTLIGAVIGTLLVNYARTFLSEQFAEIWLFFQGILLLIIVILLPDGIMGWLNKQNIPFGKRQQLKPSDTYPSLEEDMEVKHERQNLGN, encoded by the coding sequence GTTGGGGTGGTTTGTGCGATCGCTTTGATTTTGATTTTGATGATGCCGGTTTTGCTTTCAGATTTTCGTCTGAATTTATTGGGACGATTTTTGTCTCTGGCTATTGTGGCTTTGGGAATTGATTTAATTTGGGGTTATGCTGGTTTATTGAGTTTGGGACATGGGATTTTCTTTGGTTTGGGTGGATATGCGATCGCTATGTACCTAAAATTGCAAGTCCCCACGGGGGAGTTACCGGATTTTATGTCCCTTTATGGTGTTATGGAACTTCCTGGATTTTGGCAGCCTTTTTCTTCTTTTCCCCTCTCTGTGGCTGCTGTGGTGATGATTCCGGGTTTGTTAGCAGGATTACTAGGATATTTAGTATTTCGTAATCGCATTAAGGGGGTTTATTTTTCGATTTTGACTCAAGCTGCAATTATTGTATTTTTCAATTTTTTTAATGGACAACAACAATTTTTTAATGGCACAAATGGGTTGATAGATTTTACCACTTTTCCGCCTTTATCTTGGGGAGTTAATGGCAGTGGTGCTATAGTTAGTGATAGCAAAACTCAATTTGTTTTTTATGTCTTGACGGTGGTATTTTTGGCGGCTACTTATGGGCTTTGTCGCTGGTTAACTAGTGGACGTTTTGGCCGATTATTAATAGCTATTCGTGATGATGAAAGTCGGGTGAGATTTTCTGGTTACGACCCCACAGATTTTAAAGTATTAGTATTTGCAGTTTCGGGAGCAATTGCTGGTATAGCTGGGGCATTTTACACTGTTCAAAGTGGTTCTGTATCCCCTAGATCCATGGATATTGGCTTTTCTATTGAAATGGTGATTTGGGTGGCTGTGGGGGGAAGAGGGACGCTAATCGGGGCAGTTATTGGCACTTTATTAGTTAATTATGCCCGGACTTTTTTAAGTGAACAATTCGCGGAAATATGGCTATTTTTTCAGGGTATACTATTATTAATTATCGTCATTTTGCTTCCTGACGGCATCATGGGATGGTTAAATAAACAAAATATCCCTTTTGGGAAACGTCAGCAATTAAAACCTTCTGATACCTATCCTAGTTTAGAAGAAGATATGGAGGTGAAACATGAACGCCAAAATCTTGGAAACTGA
- the urtD gene encoding urea ABC transporter ATP-binding protein UrtD: MNAKILETENVTVSFDGFKALNQLNFSMNVGELRVVIGPNGAGKTTFLDVITGKVQPTIGKVLFKGKNLRSLAEHQIARLGIGRKFQTPRIYLNLTPFENLEITSNRQKNVFSTLFRSINSAEKNSLKGLLETIGLTAKANIPAALLSHGEKQRLEIGMLVAQSPDLLLVDEPVAGLTDEETYNIGNLLSTLATSHSILVIEHDMEFVRQIAKKVTVLHEGSVLCEGDFEKVRNDPRVIEVYLGKQEENHTPP; encoded by the coding sequence ATGAACGCCAAAATCTTGGAAACTGAAAATGTCACCGTTAGTTTTGACGGTTTTAAAGCATTAAACCAATTAAATTTTAGTATGAATGTTGGTGAATTGCGGGTAGTAATTGGTCCAAATGGGGCAGGAAAAACTACCTTTCTGGATGTAATTACAGGTAAGGTTCAACCAACTATAGGGAAAGTATTATTTAAGGGTAAAAATTTACGTTCTTTAGCCGAACATCAAATTGCACGGCTGGGAATTGGGCGCAAATTCCAAACTCCACGAATATATCTTAATTTAACACCTTTCGAGAATTTAGAAATTACTAGTAATCGTCAGAAAAATGTCTTCTCAACCTTGTTTCGTTCTATCAATTCTGCGGAAAAAAATAGTCTTAAAGGCTTATTAGAAACAATTGGTTTAACTGCAAAAGCAAATATTCCAGCGGCTTTATTATCCCATGGAGAAAAGCAACGTTTGGAGATTGGAATGTTAGTAGCACAATCTCCTGATTTATTACTTGTTGATGAACCAGTGGCTGGTTTAACAGATGAAGAAACCTATAATATCGGTAATTTATTATCAACATTAGCCACGAGTCATTCAATTTTAGTCATTGAACATGATATGGAATTTGTGCGACAAATTGCTAAGAAGGTGACAGTATTACATGAGGGTTCAGTATTGTGTGAAGGTGATTTTGAGAAAGTCAGAAATGACCCCCGCGTTATTGAAGTATATTTAGGAAAACAGGAAGAGAATCATACCCCCCCTTAA
- the urtE gene encoding urea ABC transporter ATP-binding subunit UrtE, producing MLKISNLNVHYGESHILRNVDLTVLPGQMVCLIGRNGVGKTTMLKTIIGLLKPSSGIINFAGEIINGKPTYERAKMGIGYVSQGREIIPRLTVKENLLLGLEARQKPVKKPEIPPEIFSLFPVLKTMLSRMGGDLSGGQQQQLAIARALMGKPQLLVLDEPTEGIQPSIILEIEAAVRQIIETTGVSVLLVEQHLHFVRQADYYYAMQKGGIVASGLTQELSQDVIQKFLTV from the coding sequence ATGCTAAAAATTTCTAATCTTAACGTTCATTATGGTGAAAGTCATATTCTCAGAAATGTAGATTTGACTGTATTACCAGGACAGATGGTATGTTTAATTGGACGCAATGGGGTGGGGAAAACAACCATGCTAAAAACAATTATTGGCTTACTCAAACCCAGCAGCGGAATTATTAATTTTGCAGGGGAGATAATTAACGGTAAACCAACTTATGAAAGGGCGAAAATGGGTATTGGTTATGTGAGTCAAGGAAGGGAAATTATACCGCGATTAACAGTTAAAGAAAATCTGCTTTTGGGATTAGAGGCTAGACAAAAACCAGTTAAAAAACCAGAAATTCCCCCAGAAATTTTTAGCCTATTTCCAGTGTTAAAAACTATGCTTTCTCGTATGGGTGGAGATCTAAGTGGTGGACAACAGCAACAATTAGCGATCGCTCGTGCTTTAATGGGAAAACCACAACTACTCGTATTAGACGAACCAACGGAAGGTATTCAACCCTCAATCATTTTGGAAATTGAAGCCGCAGTCCGTCAGATTATTGAAACTACAGGAGTTTCCGTCTTATTGGTAGAACAGCACTTGCATTTTGTCCGTCAGGCAGATTACTATTATGCTATGCAAAAAGGGGGGATTGTTGCTTCCGGTCTAACTCAGGAACTTAGTCAAGATGTGATTCAAAAGTTTTTGACGGTTTAG
- the pheT gene encoding phenylalanine--tRNA ligase subunit beta, translating to MRISLNWLKELVEIKLTPEELAETLTMAGFEVEDIEDRRTWANGVVVGKVLERQPHPNADKLSVCTVDIGAAETVNIVCGAANVRADIYVPVATTGTYLPNIDLKIKPAKLRGVPSNGMICSLKELGLPTDIDGIHIFPEENMVVGSDVRPLLGLEDVILDVTATANRADALSMVGIAREVAALTGGKLSIPPIAEVENTKTAKSITLKISETQACPAYIGTVVENIKIAASPEWLQQRLRAAGVRPINNVVDITNYVLLERGQPLHAFDKERLQSVGGGENLIIGVRFAETGETLKTLDGNIRNLSTQNLLITANNQAVALAGVMGGAETEVHEGTQSLVLEAALFDSVAIRRSSRSAGLRSEASGRYERGVNRAELEIACHRALSLISELAAGVIVQQEISDYRPDISTWSHSINLRLDKVNEVLGPIELGLETGELQGSDVEKILTALGCKLAKIDDRNWTVTVPPYRYRDLEREIDLIEEIARLYGYDKFCDTLPEKSEAGYLSLEQELIRRLRAYLRAEGLTELIHYSLVKPGEDKQIILSNPLFAEYSALRTDLISGLITAFQYNIEQGNGALNGFEIGRIFWREEEGLQEAEILAGIIGGDITVGKWSRGGKEEAITWFEAKGILESVFKQLKLTVEFQPENRDSRLHPGRTASLWVKGSRLGTFGQIHPQLRREKDLPEAVYVFQLDLDALLDAWDHDDLLVPKFSSYSTYPASDRDLAFFAPVKVTVSEIEKVINKAGKGLLNSVELFDEYRGEHVPTGQRSLAFRLVYRASDRTLTENEIEPVHNQVRTALVEKFGVNLRS from the coding sequence ATGCGTATTTCTCTAAACTGGTTAAAAGAACTCGTAGAAATCAAACTCACCCCAGAAGAACTGGCGGAAACCTTGACAATGGCAGGGTTTGAAGTAGAAGATATAGAAGACCGCCGCACTTGGGCAAATGGTGTAGTTGTGGGGAAAGTGCTGGAACGTCAACCACACCCCAATGCAGACAAATTGAGCGTTTGTACCGTAGATATTGGGGCTGCTGAGACTGTAAATATCGTTTGCGGTGCTGCGAACGTCCGCGCAGATATCTATGTCCCTGTCGCCACCACAGGAACTTATTTACCCAACATTGATTTAAAAATCAAACCCGCAAAACTGCGGGGTGTTCCCTCCAATGGGATGATATGCTCTTTAAAAGAACTGGGTTTACCCACTGATATTGACGGTATTCATATCTTCCCTGAAGAAAACATGGTGGTGGGTAGTGATGTTCGTCCCCTATTGGGTTTGGAAGATGTGATTTTAGATGTCACCGCTACTGCTAACCGGGCTGACGCTTTATCTATGGTGGGTATTGCACGGGAAGTAGCAGCTTTAACTGGGGGAAAATTATCAATTCCCCCAATTGCAGAAGTAGAAAATACCAAGACTGCGAAAAGCATCACTTTAAAAATTTCCGAAACCCAAGCTTGTCCTGCTTATATTGGTACAGTTGTCGAAAACATCAAAATTGCGGCTTCTCCTGAATGGTTACAACAACGTTTACGGGCTGCTGGAGTCAGACCAATTAATAATGTAGTTGATATCACAAACTATGTTTTATTAGAAAGAGGACAACCGCTTCACGCTTTCGACAAAGAGCGTTTACAATCTGTAGGTGGGGGGGAAAATTTAATCATTGGTGTGCGGTTTGCGGAAACTGGGGAAACTTTAAAAACCTTAGATGGAAATATTCGTAATTTATCAACCCAAAATTTATTAATTACCGCTAATAATCAAGCGGTGGCTTTAGCAGGTGTTATGGGTGGTGCAGAAACAGAAGTTCATGAAGGTACACAAAGTTTAGTTTTAGAAGCTGCGTTATTTGATTCTGTGGCTATTCGGCGTTCTTCTCGCAGTGCGGGGTTAAGAAGTGAGGCTTCTGGTAGATACGAAAGGGGCGTAAATCGCGCCGAATTAGAAATAGCTTGTCACCGCGCTTTATCCTTAATTAGTGAATTAGCCGCAGGGGTGATTGTTCAGCAAGAAATTTCCGATTATCGTCCAGATATTTCTACTTGGTCACATTCTATTAACCTGCGTTTAGATAAAGTTAATGAAGTGCTAGGTCCGATTGAACTAGGACTCGAAACAGGAGAATTACAAGGGTCAGATGTCGAAAAAATTCTCACGGCTTTAGGATGTAAATTAGCCAAAATTGATGACCGGAATTGGACAGTTACCGTACCTCCCTATCGTTACCGCGATTTAGAACGGGAAATTGATTTAATTGAAGAAATTGCCCGGTTATATGGTTATGATAAGTTCTGTGATACTTTACCAGAAAAATCCGAAGCTGGTTATCTATCTTTAGAACAAGAATTAATTCGCAGGTTACGCGCTTATCTCCGCGCTGAAGGTTTGACTGAATTAATTCATTATTCTTTGGTGAAACCAGGTGAAGATAAACAGATCATTTTAAGTAACCCTTTGTTCGCTGAATATTCGGCTTTACGCACTGATTTAATTTCCGGTTTAATTACCGCTTTTCAATATAATATAGAGCAAGGAAATGGAGCATTAAACGGTTTTGAAATCGGGCGGATTTTCTGGCGCGAAGAAGAGGGTTTACAAGAAGCGGAAATCCTGGCTGGAATTATTGGTGGTGATATCACTGTCGGTAAATGGTCAAGAGGTGGTAAGGAAGAAGCGATTACTTGGTTTGAAGCCAAAGGCATTTTAGAAAGTGTCTTTAAACAACTAAAATTAACGGTAGAATTTCAACCTGAAAATCGAGATTCTCGTTTACATCCTGGACGCACAGCTTCATTGTGGGTAAAAGGTAGTAGACTGGGAACATTCGGACAAATTCACCCCCAATTACGTCGAGAGAAAGATTTACCAGAAGCCGTTTATGTGTTTCAATTGGATTTAGATGCTCTGTTGGATGCTTGGGATCATGATGATTTGCTAGTTCCCAAATTCAGTTCCTATTCTACCTATCCAGCTAGTGACAGAGATTTGGCGTTTTTTGCCCCTGTGAAAGTGACGGTTTCCGAAATTGAAAAGGTCATTAATAAAGCTGGGAAAGGGTTATTAAACTCGGTGGAATTGTTTGATGAATATCGGGGTGAACACGTTCCCACAGGACAACGTAGTTTAGCGTTTCGTTTAGTATATCGTGCCAGCGATCGCACTCTTACTGAAAATGAAATCGAACCAGTTCATAATCAAGTGCGGACAGCCTTAGTTGAAAAATTTGGTGTGAATTTGAGAAGTTAA
- a CDS encoding Uma2 family endonuclease — protein sequence MVQQLSAETTPEIIYPDSDGQPMADNTKQYQWIVKIKENLEILFASRDDVFIAGDLLWYPIEGSVKTCQAPDVMVVFGRPKVDRGSYQQWKENNIPPQVVFEILSPGNRTPKMINKSLFYQRYGVEEYYIYDPDTLELSGFVRYQDAFIAIEDINGWISPRLGIRFQLVLDNLEIYYPDGNKFLTSVEFDQLAKQEYQRAEQERQEKQVVIQQYQELLAKLQEKGIDLDNL from the coding sequence ATGGTACAGCAATTATCAGCAGAAACCACACCAGAAATCATTTATCCTGACAGCGACGGTCAACCAATGGCAGATAATACTAAACAATATCAATGGATTGTTAAAATTAAAGAAAATTTAGAAATATTATTTGCATCACGAGATGATGTATTTATTGCAGGTGATTTACTTTGGTATCCTATCGAGGGAAGTGTCAAAACTTGTCAAGCACCTGATGTTATGGTGGTGTTTGGTAGACCAAAAGTAGATAGAGGTTCTTATCAACAATGGAAAGAAAATAATATTCCTCCTCAAGTGGTTTTTGAAATTTTATCACCGGGAAATCGTACTCCCAAAATGATTAATAAATCGCTTTTTTATCAACGTTATGGTGTGGAAGAATATTATATTTATGATCCTGATACTTTAGAATTATCCGGTTTTGTGCGTTATCAAGATGCTTTTATAGCCATTGAAGATATTAATGGTTGGATAAGTCCGAGATTGGGTATCCGGTTTCAACTTGTACTTGATAATTTAGAGATTTATTATCCTGATGGTAACAAGTTTCTCACATCTGTGGAATTTGATCAACTTGCTAAACAAGAATATCAACGTGCTGAACAAGAACGTCAGGAGAAGCAAGTAGTTATTCAGCAGTATCAAGAATTATTAGCTAAGTTGCAAGAAAAGGGAATTGATTTAGATAATTTATGA
- a CDS encoding Uma2 family endonuclease, which produces MLKYSQSNCLPSSKELPDSDDTPVDNELQDLIPGLLKAMLALIWFQRWDWFFGVDMGIYYDPDKPAIVPDGFLSIGIPRLIDEDLRRSYVLWEEQKLPILVLEIVSHTYRGEYSTKKDFYAQELGILYYVVYNSQRKRKQRLEVYKLVNGEYKLLSGNPVFLPEIGLGIGMEKATYQGITREWLYWFDENGKRFLTPEERMQQSEEKHLESERKWLESEEKANKLAKMLKKLGVDPENL; this is translated from the coding sequence ATGCTAAAATACAGCCAATCAAATTGTTTACCTTCATCTAAGGAATTACCCGACTCTGACGACACACCAGTGGATAACGAACTACAAGATTTAATTCCCGGTTTATTAAAAGCCATGTTAGCCTTAATCTGGTTCCAAAGATGGGATTGGTTTTTTGGCGTAGACATGGGAATATATTATGATCCAGATAAACCTGCAATTGTCCCAGATGGATTTTTAAGTATTGGTATTCCCAGATTAATTGATGAAGATTTACGCCGCAGTTATGTATTATGGGAAGAACAAAAATTACCGATTTTAGTGTTAGAAATAGTGTCTCATACCTATAGGGGAGAATATAGCACTAAGAAAGATTTTTATGCTCAAGAATTGGGTATATTATATTATGTAGTTTATAATTCTCAGCGTAAAAGAAAACAACGTTTAGAGGTTTACAAATTAGTCAATGGAGAATATAAATTACTGTCAGGAAACCCTGTTTTTCTACCAGAGATAGGGTTAGGAATAGGAATGGAAAAAGCAACATATCAAGGAATAACTAGGGAATGGTTATATTGGTTTGATGAAAATGGAAAACGATTTTTAACACCAGAAGAAAGGATGCAACAAAGTGAGGAAAAACATTTAGAATCTGAAAGAAAATGGTTAGAATCTGAGGAAAAGGCTAATAAATTAGCAAAGATGTTAAAAAAATTAGGAGTTGATCCTGAAAATTTATAG
- the bchI gene encoding magnesium chelatase ATPase subunit I, protein MTSTAQASASARRAVFPFTAIVGQEEMKLALLLNVIDPKIGGVMIMGDRGTGKSTTIRALADLLPEIPVVANDPFNSDPSDTDLMSDEVRQQVAQGLEIPVTHKKVQMVDLPLGATEDRVCGTIDIEKALSEGVKAFEPGLLAKANRGILYVDEVNLLDDHLVDVLLDSAASGWNTVEREGISIRHPAKFVLVGSGNPEEGELRPQLLDRFGMHAEIRTVKEPALRVQIVEERGEFDQNPPVYLEKHQAPQVALQEKIVNAQNLLPQVNLDYDFRVKISEVCSELDVDGLRGDIVTNRAAKALTAFEGRTEVTVDDIRRVITLCLRHRLRKDPLESIDTGYKVEKVFCRVFGVELPEDSTQKTGAGVKAGAR, encoded by the coding sequence GTGACTTCAACTGCTCAAGCTAGTGCGAGTGCGCGTCGTGCGGTCTTTCCATTTACAGCCATCGTTGGTCAAGAAGAAATGAAACTGGCACTGCTGTTAAATGTCATTGACCCCAAAATTGGTGGTGTAATGATTATGGGCGATCGCGGCACCGGAAAATCTACAACTATCCGCGCCTTGGCGGACCTTTTACCAGAAATCCCTGTTGTCGCCAATGACCCTTTCAACAGTGACCCCAGCGACACGGACTTGATGAGTGATGAAGTCCGTCAACAGGTAGCCCAAGGGTTGGAAATTCCCGTCACTCACAAAAAGGTACAAATGGTAGATTTACCATTGGGTGCGACAGAAGACCGAGTTTGTGGGACAATTGACATTGAAAAAGCCTTATCTGAGGGTGTCAAAGCCTTTGAACCCGGACTCCTAGCCAAAGCTAACCGGGGTATTCTTTACGTTGATGAGGTCAACTTATTAGATGACCACTTGGTAGACGTACTCCTCGATTCCGCTGCTAGTGGTTGGAACACTGTGGAACGGGAGGGGATTTCTATCCGTCACCCAGCCAAGTTTGTTCTCGTTGGTTCGGGAAACCCAGAAGAAGGGGAACTGCGTCCCCAACTCCTTGACCGTTTTGGAATGCACGCAGAAATCCGCACTGTGAAAGAACCAGCTTTGCGGGTGCAAATTGTGGAAGAACGGGGTGAATTTGACCAAAATCCGCCTGTGTATTTAGAAAAACACCAAGCTCCCCAAGTAGCATTACAAGAGAAAATTGTCAATGCCCAAAACTTATTACCACAAGTTAATTTAGACTATGACTTCCGGGTAAAAATTTCCGAAGTTTGTTCAGAATTAGATGTGGACGGGTTGCGGGGTGACATTGTGACAAACCGTGCGGCTAAAGCCTTAACCGCTTTTGAAGGTCGGACAGAAGTAACAGTTGACGATATCCGGCGGGTAATTACATTATGTCTGCGTCACCGTCTGCGGAAAGATCCTTTAGAATCCATTGATACAGGATATAAGGTAGAAAAGGTCTTTTGTCGAGTTTTTGGTGTGGAACTTCCAGAAGACTCAACTCAGAAAACTGGTGCAGGGGTAAAAGCTGGCGCTCGTTAG
- a CDS encoding GUN4 domain-containing protein codes for MVANREKEGWLNVKSIDSFPCDDLRIIDGLWVKYSNGRFGFSVQKLIVAECGISLLKIILVSQQFQLFFR; via the coding sequence GTGGTAGCAAACCGAGAAAAAGAAGGTTGGTTAAATGTTAAAAGTATTGATAGTTTTCCCTGTGATGACCTCCGCATTATTGACGGGTTGTGGGTCAAATATAGTAATGGGCGGTTTGGGTTTTCTGTGCAGAAACTGATAGTTGCGGAATGCGGAATATCCCTACTGAAGATAATACTTGTTTCTCAGCAATTTCAGTTATTTTTCCGATAA
- a CDS encoding RNA-guided endonuclease InsQ/TnpB family protein, which produces MLPLTNCREDFLHKLSRRIVNENQVIVVENLHVKGMMQNHCLAKSIQQVGWGMFCTMLKYKAENEGKIYQEVDRFFPSSKTCHVCLNQVGSLPLDIRFWTCEKCQTRHDRDINAAINLRDEGLRILTSGTGDKAMKCGLGGFPHEQLHQEACRPEISRSNRGRKKSTTVLSVGQEADTVPSGQCG; this is translated from the coding sequence TTGCTACCACTAACTAATTGTAGAGAAGATTTTCTCCATAAACTATCTCGTAGGATAGTTAACGAAAACCAAGTTATTGTGGTGGAAAATCTTCATGTTAAAGGCATGATGCAAAATCACTGCCTAGCCAAATCTATTCAACAAGTTGGCTGGGGGATGTTTTGCACCATGCTTAAATACAAAGCAGAAAACGAAGGGAAGATTTATCAAGAAGTTGATAGATTCTTTCCTTCGTCGAAAACTTGTCATGTATGCCTTAATCAAGTGGGTAGTTTGCCACTTGATATAAGATTCTGGACTTGTGAAAAGTGCCAGACTAGACATGATAGAGATATTAATGCAGCAATAAACCTCAGAGATGAGGGACTACGAATTTTGACCTCTGGAACGGGGGATAAAGCGATGAAGTGTGGTCTTGGGGGTTTCCCCCATGAACAACTTCATCAAGAAGCCTGTCGCCCAGAAATAAGTCGCAGTAATAGAGGACGCAAGAAGTCTACTACTGTGCTTTCTGTTGGACAGGAAGCCGACACTGTACCGTCAGGTCAGTGTGGGTAG
- a CDS encoding 4-Cys prefix domain-containing protein: MRQCLNPDCLFPNPDNFQYCQKCGNKLLLRERYIRELPTLT; this comes from the coding sequence ATGCGTCAATGTCTTAATCCTGACTGTCTTTTTCCTAACCCTGATAATTTTCAATATTGTCAAAAGTGCGGTAATAAGTTACTTTTGCGTGAAAGGTATATACGTGAACTACCCACACTGACCTGA
- a CDS encoding NAD-dependent epimerase/dehydratase family protein, whose translation MTKKRILVTGASGCIGHYISEALIQNTNHELYLLVRNPNKLQVDTTVRPGITILQGDMQEIGKFSNLLKTIDIAVLTATSWGGEGIFDINVFKTLELMNLLNPERCEQVIYFSTASVLNNENKPLKEAGEIGTDYIRSKYDCLHQIEKLAIFPKITTVFPTLVLGGDDKKPYSHLTSGIPEVTNYINFIRFLQADGSFHFIHGKDIATVIQYLIDYPPQQGDPRRFVLGQSSLTANQAIEEVCAYFRKKIYFRIPLSLGLANVIIAVFRIQMAAWDRFCMNYRHFSYANAINPSSFNLPNYCATMTDVLKISSVKAGI comes from the coding sequence ATGACCAAAAAACGTATTTTAGTTACAGGTGCAAGTGGCTGTATCGGTCACTATATCAGCGAAGCCTTAATTCAAAACACCAATCACGAATTATATCTCCTGGTTAGAAACCCTAATAAACTCCAAGTAGATACTACAGTCCGTCCTGGAATCACCATTCTTCAGGGTGATATGCAAGAGATTGGTAAATTCTCTAATTTACTCAAAACCATTGATATCGCCGTATTAACAGCCACTTCCTGGGGTGGTGAGGGCATTTTTGATATTAATGTCTTCAAAACTCTAGAATTAATGAATCTGCTAAATCCCGAAAGATGTGAACAGGTAATTTATTTTTCCACTGCGAGTGTTTTAAATAACGAAAACAAACCACTCAAAGAAGCTGGAGAAATTGGTACAGATTATATCCGTTCTAAATATGATTGTTTACATCAAATCGAAAAGTTAGCTATTTTTCCCAAAATTACCACGGTTTTTCCTACCTTAGTATTAGGTGGTGATGACAAAAAACCCTATTCTCATCTCACATCTGGTATTCCTGAAGTTACTAACTATATTAATTTTATTCGTTTTTTACAAGCAGATGGCAGTTTTCACTTCATTCATGGTAAAGATATTGCCACAGTTATCCAATATTTAATTGATTATCCACCACAACAGGGAGATCCCCGCCGATTTGTGTTAGGACAATCTTCCCTAACAGCAAATCAAGCCATTGAAGAAGTTTGTGCTTATTTCCGTAAAAAGATTTATTTCCGCATTCCTTTATCTTTAGGTTTAGCTAATGTAATTATTGCTGTATTCCGCATTCAAATGGCAGCCTGGGATAGATTCTGTATGAATTATCGTCATTTTAGCTATGCTAATGCCATTAATCCTAGCAGCTTTAATTTACCAAATTACTGTGCAACAATGACTGATGTTTTGAAAATTAGCAGCGTAAAAGCGGGAATTTAG